From one Lasioglossum baleicum chromosome 11, iyLasBale1, whole genome shotgun sequence genomic stretch:
- the Rps6 gene encoding ribosomal protein S6 has product MKLNVSYPATGCQKLFEISDEHKLRIFFERRMGAEVEADALGDEWKGYVVRISGGNDKQGFPMKQGVLTNGRVRLLLSKGQSCYRPRRDGERKRKSVRGCVVDANLSVLALVIVKKGEKEIPGLTDTHVPRRLGPKRASKIRKLFNLAKEDDVRQFVVKRPIQKEGKKERVKAPKIQRLITPLTLQRKRHRLALKKRRCLARKQQAADYAKLLAQRQKEAKNKRQEELKRRRSASMRDSKSSNQSAPTTQK; this is encoded by the exons ATGAAG CTGAACGTATCCTATCCAGCGACAGGATGTCAAAAGCTGTTCGAAATTTCAGATGAGCATAAGCTCAGAATATTTTTCGAAAGGCGCATGGGCGCTGAAGTGGAAGCTGATGCCCTAGGTGATGAATGGAAAGGATACGTTGTCCGCATTTCTGGTGGCAATGATAAACAAGGATTTCCTATGAAACAGGGTGTCTTGACCAATG GACGTGTCCGTTTACTGCTTTCAAAGGGACAATCTTGCTACAGACCAAGGCGTGATGGTGAACGTAAACGTAAGTCCGTGCGCGGATGTGTGGTAGATGCCAATTTGTCTGTACTTGCGCTGGTTATTGTCAAGAAAGGAGAAAAG GAAATCCCGGGTCTGACTGACACTCATGTGCCACGTCGTTTAGGTCCTAAAAGAGCGAGCAAGATTCGCAAACTCTTTAATTTGGCAAAAGAAGACGATGTGCGTCAATTCGTTGTAAAAAGGCCAATTCAAAAGGAAGGCAAGAAGGAACGTGTTAAGGCGCCTAAAATTCAACGTCTCATTACTCCACTTACTTTACAG CGCAAGCGACATAGGCTAGCACTAAAGAAGAGGCGTTGTTTGGCTCGCAAGCAGCAGGCAGCTGATTATGCAAAATTGTTAGCACAGAGACAAAAGGAAGCAAAGAACAAACGCCAGGAAGAATTGAAACGAAGGCGTAGCGCTTCCATGCGGGACTCCAAATCGTCCAATCAGTCAGCGCCCACCACACAAAAATAA
- the Ns2 gene encoding nucleostemin 2, producing the protein MAKSGVGNKPPRKEGFNRSKHSMNPDRPTEGLKGVAKVRSRATIKRLQMYRNQKPKRDRTGKIISPAPFQGWQPSGTMSRVEPSQRWFGNSRVISQNALQKFQDELGKAMKDPYNVIMKPTQLPVTLLQQKAVNARVHLLDTESFESVFGPKKLRKRPNLTTSSYDELQKLAEEKEETYNKEKDTKDIDLVRPDTGMKDAQRDWVMAAGQSRRIWNELYKVIDSSDVILQVLDARDPLGTRSPPVEKFLKEEKPHKHLMFILNKVDLVPTWVTQRWVAILSAEYPTIAFHASMTHPFGKGSLINLLRQFAKLHIDKKQISVGFIGYPNTGKSSIINTLRSKKVCSVAPIAGETKVWQYITLMRRIYLIDCPGVVYPSAETDTEKVLKGVVRVELVQDPDDYVSDVLSRVKPEYIQKTYKIAEWSDHIDFLEKLARKSGKLLKKGEPDITIVSRMVLNDWQRGKLPFYVPPPGFEEPLSRTTTSNESSTEKNDTQEGNGSVDATETENEEAGDRPKLDLAVTQDFRKIRVGLPYSRDDLKNDLYSAKTEENSSIVSDMDDNDADESQEKSTIEFEEEEEGAQEKGESNNNSEDEDEEADNDYCDGEVRLPLEKDTLLQNAYETVENEYDSSDSEMVDTKAKSGSGAFKVSTVSTATEKLTEAKKKLTSKQRRAIDRANKRKKIGSNFYEVTNVKNRNRNRRVPKVKRK; encoded by the coding sequence ATGGCGAAATCAGGGGTTGGGAATAAACCTCCTCGCAAGGAGGGATTTAATCGTTCTAAACACAGCATGAACCCGGACCGACCCACAGAAGGATTGAAGGGTGTCGCGAAAGTACGATCAAGAGCAACGATTAAAAGGTTGCAAATGTACCGTAACCAAAAGCCGAAGCGCGATCGTACTGGAAAAATAATTAGCCCGGCACCGTTCCAAGGATGGCAGCCTTCTGGTACTATGTCTCGTGTAGAACCTTCGCAGAGATGGTTCGGTAATTCAAGAGTAATATCCCAAAATGCCttacaaaagtttcaagatgaacTAGGGAAAGCTATGAAAGATCCTTATAATGTTATTATGAAGCCTACGCAATTGCCAGTAACTCTTCTCCAACAGAAAGCAGTGAATGCAAGAGTACACTTGTTAGACACAGAAAGTTTCGAAAGTGTTTTTGGCCCAAAGAAACTAAGGAAAAGGCCTAATTTAACAACATCATCTTATGACGAATTACAGAAATTAGCAGAGGAGAAAGAGGAGACATACAACAAAGAGAAAGACACGAAAGATATAGATCTTGTGCGTCCTGATACTGGCATGAAAGATGCGCAAAGAGACTGGGTGATGGCAGCTGGACAGAGTAGAAGGATTTGGAATGAATTGTATAAGGTCATAGATTCGTCCGATGTTATCTTACAGGTTCTAGACGCCAGAGATCCTTTAGGAACCAGATCTCCTCCAGTAGAAAAATTTCTCAAGGAAGAAAAGCCTCACAAGCATTTAATgtttattttaaacaaagttgaccttgtACCGACTTGGGTCACGCAAAGATGGGTTGCAATTTTGAGCGCAGAGTACCCGACGATAGCATTCCATGCTTCGATGACTCACCCATTCGGCAAAGGTTCATTAATAAATCTGTTGAGGCAATTTGCAAAATTACACATAGACAAGAAACAAATCAGTGTAGGTTTCATAGGGTATCCCAACACGGGAAAAAGCTCGATTATAAATACTTTAAGATCGAAGAAAGTATGTAGTGTTGCACCCATAGCAGGTGAAACGAAAGTATGGCAATATATTACTCTGATGCGCCGTATTTATTTAATAGATTGTCCAGGTGTAGTGTATCCATCAGCAGAAACTGATACAGAGAAAGTTTTAAAGGGTGTAGTTAGAGTTGAACTTGTTCAGGACCCAGACGATTATGTTTCAGATGTATTGTCGCGGGTAAAGCCAGAATACATACAGAAAACCTATAAAATAGCAGAATGGAGCGATCATATAGACTTTCTGGAGAAATTAGCTCGAAAGAGCGGAAAATTATTGAAGAAAGGGGAACCAGATATTACTATAGTTTCGCGGATGGTTTTGAACGATTGGCAACGTGGTAAATTACCATTCTATGTACCACCTCCTGGGTTTGAAGAACCCTTATCGAGGACGACAACCAGTAACGAATCGTCTACAGAAAAGAACGATACTCAAGAAGGAAATGGCAGTGTTGATGCAACAGAAACAGAAAATGAAGAGGCGGGTGATCGACCGAAGCTCGATTTAGCTGTGACAcaagattttagaaaaattcgaGTTGGTTTGCCGTATTCAAGGGATGAtcttaaaaatgatttatatAGCGCGAAAACTGAAGAAAATAGCTCCATCGTGTCGGACATGGATGACAACGATGCTGATGAAAGTCAGGAAAAATCTACTATAGAgtttgaagaagaagaagaaggagcgcAGGAAAAAGGAGAAAGCAATAACAATTCAGAGGATGAAGATGAAGAAGCAGATAACGATTATTGTGATGGGGAAGTTCGTCTTCCTTTAGAAAAAGACACCTTATTGCAAAACGCATATGAAACAGTAGAAAACGAGTATGATTCCAGCGATAGTGAGATGGTTGACACAAAGGCTAAATCGGGCAGCGGTGCATTCAAAGTTTCTACTGTATCTACTGCAACGGAGAAATTAACAGAGGCGAAGAAAAAATTAACAAGTAAACAGCGGCGAGCTATAGATAGAGCTAACAAACGGAAAAAGATTGGTAGCAACTTCTACGAAGTTACTaatgttaaaaatagaaatagaaatagaaggGTTCCTAAAGTtaagagaaaataa